The window GCTGCCCAAGCGCGGGAGGAAATAGTAGCGGTTCAGTGCGGCGAGTCCCAGCACAAGGAGAACAAGCGAGAGCTTCACCGAGAGGGTCCATCCGTAGGGTATCTGGAAGAGGGTCGAGAAAGACATCAGCCGCAACCGGGGGTGGAGCAGGCCTGTCACAAGAAAGACCGTGACGCAAACGCTTGCGATCCTTGAGAATTGTCTGGCGATTAATACAAAGAGGCGTGCTGCGTCTTCAGTGCCGGCCGGGAGTAAGGCTGCCCGGAGAACGAATCCCAAAACGAGCAGTCCTCCAAGCCAGGTGGACACCGCGAGCAGATGGAGCCAGTCGATCAGCACTGCAAGCGTCACGTCTCCCCAGTCTGCCGCATGGCCTGAGAGCGTCGTCGTGAGCGCTACAACGGAGGCTCCAAAGAGGGAGGCCCCAATGAACCGCGGGCTTGTGGTTACCCCCAGCACCCTCAGCCACCAAGTTATGCCAAGCAGCCCGAGCAGGCCGATCCGCGCGATCCAGATGGTGCCGTATCGAGTTTCCAGGAGCATCGACGGCAGGACCCCACTGACGTTGCCGATGATCCCACCGCCCATAAGCAGTGCCCTGAGAAGCAGTTCCTGAATGCTCGCGAGGGACACTAGCATGAGCGCCAAGACTTCTACTTGCAGTAGCCGACGCTCGACGGACTCGAACCTCCGCAATGAGAGGATGACCGGTCGGATAATCAGGTATTGAAATGCGAGAGTACCGATCAGTGTCGTGAACCCCGCGAAGTCAAGCCAGAGGACGGAGGTGTACAGGACTGTGTGAAGACTACTCATGATGGCGTCCTTCCGCCGGGTCTTACTCAGGGCTCCTGCAGGAATACCTCTCGTTCTGCCCGCAGACAGTTTAGCGGGGTGAGAGGTTCAACTGATTCTCGCTGGGTTTGACGTCCCATGTCCGGTTTTGCTCGATCAGCGAAGCCACAGAGATCTGAAAGATGCGGAGACTCCCTTTTCCGACCTTGGTCGCCTCCAATCGGCCTTCCTGCACCCAACGATAAATGGTCCATCGGCTGACGCTGAGCAGCATCGCCGCTTCATCGACACGCAATAGACACTTGTTCATGGCTGTGACTCCTCCCAATGACACGTCAATGCACTTCTGCCTAGTTAATCAGCTTTCAGCGTTCAGCTTCTGACACTTCCTTCACCTTGGCCGAGTTGTCGGGTTACGCTGCGCTAACCCGACCTACGGCGGAATGCGGAGTGCTGACTGCTGAACGCTATTGTCTAACGTATGGTGTGCAGTCTAGGCGGTGCAAGAGGGGGGAGCGCGTCCGTGGGCAGGACCGAGACAAGCGATGGAAGGGTCAGTAAAGCGGGTTCCTGGAACGATCTCCAAGGGTAGAGCAGGTATCTCGAGAATCACGGACTCGACGGCGGTGCCGGCCAGATGTGTGGAGGCCGAGGCAACCGCGCATTGG is drawn from Candidatus Methylomirabilis tolerans and contains these coding sequences:
- a CDS encoding CopD family protein yields the protein MSSLHTVLYTSVLWLDFAGFTTLIGTLAFQYLIIRPVILSLRRFESVERRLLQVEVLALMLVSLASIQELLLRALLMGGGIIGNVSGVLPSMLLETRYGTIWIARIGLLGLLGITWWLRVLGVTTSPRFIGASLFGASVVALTTTLSGHAADWGDVTLAVLIDWLHLLAVSTWLGGLLVLGFVLRAALLPAGTEDAARLFVLIARQFSRIASVCVTVFLVTGLLHPRLRLMSFSTLFQIPYGWTLSVKLSLVLLVLGLAALNRYYFLPRLGSNSTAQTRLTVTTIGRLEWILAIGVLVCSALLTQLTPARHIPRYGHHKQHAVLLPPPVKSHRVLFLSLPDRVASVGRGKH
- a CDS encoding helix-turn-helix domain-containing protein, with translation MNKCLLRVDEAAMLLSVSRWTIYRWVQEGRLEATKVGKGSLRIFQISVASLIEQNRTWDVKPSENQLNLSPR